GCCAAACGCCCTGAAAACAAGGGTAAGACAATCGTAGCTCTTTTGCCTGATACAGGTGAAAGATACTTGTCAACTCCTATGTTCGCTGAATAATTCAGTATTTAAAATTTGTTCACTATACCAAAGATGGCATTTATATGCCATCTTTTTTGTGTACGGTTTTTCGGACATTGTAGTTGTTATAATGTAATCATAATAAAGCTAAATTGTCGCTAAATTGTCAAAGTGAAGTTTGGGTTTTGAGGGTAAAAAAACGAGAAATTTCCTAAAATCACCTTGACAAAAACGGAGGTAAATATTATGGTTATAGTGGGAACAATACTTATAAGTGTAGGAGCGTCAATACTTTTTGTATTAAAGGTTAATTCGGTAAAGGATATATAAGTTTTGGCGTTGTCTGCATATTGTGTGAGGAGATGAGAATATGCAGATAAATGAACTTGTGACATTTGCGGCGGATGTCGGCAGAGGTCTGCTTGAAAGCGGTGCGGAAACGAGTCGTGTCGAAGATACGGTTGAGAGGATAATACGGCACTTTTATGACGGTAAAAGTGAGGTTTTGGTCGTAATGACAGGACTGTTTGTCACTGTCGGCGATGTTACAAAAACGGTCAGAGTTCGCAGACGGACTATAAACCTTGATAAAGTATCGAAAATTAATATGATGTCACGAGATATTGCTGATGATAAAATCGACTTTGAAGAAGCTTTAAAACGCTTTGAATATGTAATGGCACAGAAACCTTATCCGTTATGGGTTAAAACTGTTGCGGTAGCGTTTTGCTGCGGATTTTTTACGTTGTTGTTTGGCGGTAATGCGTTTGACGGACTTAATTCGTTTGTGGTCGGTGCGGTTATCAATGTTTTTATATGGTTTTTGAGAAAACATCACACGGCGGAGTTTATTATAACATTTTCGGGCGGAGTTGTTATTGCGTTGCTGATATTACTCTTTTATGCAATAGGTTTGGGAAAAAATATTAATCCTATGATAACGGGAGCTATTATGCCGCTTGTACCCGGTTTGGCAATAACTAATGCAATTCGTGATATTATTGCCGGAGATTACCTTTCGGGCGGTGCGAGATTGTTTGATGCGATAGTCGTGGCGATTGCACTTGCCACAGGTGCGGGCAGTGTTATGTACATTTTCGGTCATATGACGGGAGGTGTTATGGGATGATTTTTCTTGAAATGTTTGTCGCTTTTGCGGCGACAATGGCTTTTGCAGTGATATTTAACGTGAGCCGAAGTGAATTGATATTTTGCGGAATCGCAGGTTTAGTCGCAGAGGGGGTGTATTTGTTTACACTTAGAATAAGCGACGAAACGGCACTTGCTATATTTGTTGCGTCGATTGCCGTGACGGTATTTTCACGAATTTTGGCGAACGTAAGACGTATGCCCGTTACGGTTTATTTGATTTCGGGAATAATATCGCTTGTACCCGGTGCGGGTATGTATAACACTGTTTATAACATAATATCGTCGGACTATATGAAAGCAATGTACACAGGCGTTGATACAATAAAAGTTGCCGTAGCGATTGCGGTGGGGATTGTACTTGTGTTTGCATTGCCGAATAAAATGTTTTTCAAGAGAAAATAATGCCAATTTAGATTTTTTCTCTGAAAATACTCAAAAAATACATTGCAAGATGTGATTTTATGAGCTATCGACAAAATATCGACAGCTCATATACTTTGGCTTGACAGAAACGATGTTGTATAGTACAATAGGCAAGATAGAAGTAAAAATTATACACCGCATTTTTACGGTGCAGGAGGAAAGGATTTTACGATAGTAATGAAAAAGATAATTGCCGTTATGGCGGTGCTTATAACGCTTTTTTCAATGGGTAATGTGTCGGCAAGTGCGGCGGCAAAGGTTGCGGCACTGATGTATCACAGTGTGACAACTGATTCGTCACGTTGGAATGATTATACAATATCACCCGAGCAGCTTGATGCGGATATACAATACTTTAAAAGCTGCGGATATATACCGATGACCGCGACAGAACTCGCAACGGCGAATATGGCTGATATTGACAACAGAAAAATATTGCTTTTGACATTTGATGACGGATACTCAAACTTCTATACGGAGGTATTTCCGATATTAAAGAAAAATGACGCAAAGGCTACAATGTTTTTGATTGGCTCATACATAGACCGTTACGGTTATTTGACGTCTGATGAAACATATGAAATGGCGAACAGCGGACTTGTCGAAATAGGCAATCACACAAACGGTATTCACAGTATGCCTAAGGAACAGTTAAAGGCGATTTACAACAATACAAACGCTTACGGCGATATACTCGATGATATTCAGAGTAACGGAGAAATTTTGAAAGAAGTTACCGGAAAAGATGTGACAAGTATTTCGTGGCCGTACGGATATTATACGACAACACTCGATAATGCGGTTAAAAGTCAGCTTGGTTATAAGATTTCATTCAGTACGGTGTACGGTGTGAATTTCTTTACCGGCAATACATACAGTCCGTTAAAACGTATGAACAGAGAATACTCTGCCGGAACTCAACAGGTGTTTGACAGGGCAAACGGTAAATTTTATTAATCATCAGCGGTACGGTGAAAAGTACCGCTGTTTTTATAAATGAGGGGTAGTATGATATGAATAGAATAGAGATTAAAGATTTTTCGATAAAAATAGATAAAGATAAAGTATTAAAAACTTTGGGGTGTTTTGAGGGGAGCAGTGTGTATGGAACTGTTTCTTCTTATTTTGACGAGCTTGAAGAAACGGTGATGGATTTACTGTCCCCGCGTGCAGTTGCCGTAACGGAGGGTATGAAAGCATATTGCATACTTACGGTCGGTGAAAAAATTAGCGGAATATCAAAAAGCTTTTTTGACAACGGTGAGGGTATGAAAGGTATACTTGTTGACGCAATGGCGGACGAGTATCTTTTTATGGTGGATGATGTGCTTGCCGAAAATATAAAGCTTTTGTGTGCAAAAAAGTCTTGGGGTGTTAAAAAACGTCTTGATGCACCGAAAGATTTTCCGCTTTCTCAACAATCCGTTATTGTCGTGAAAACAGGCGTTGACGGAATAAAAATGACAAGCGGTTTTATGTTTGAACCCGTAAAAA
Above is a genomic segment from Hominilimicola fabiformis containing:
- a CDS encoding polysaccharide deacetylase family protein — encoded protein: MKKIIAVMAVLITLFSMGNVSASAAAKVAALMYHSVTTDSSRWNDYTISPEQLDADIQYFKSCGYIPMTATELATANMADIDNRKILLLTFDDGYSNFYTEVFPILKKNDAKATMFLIGSYIDRYGYLTSDETYEMANSGLVEIGNHTNGIHSMPKEQLKAIYNNTNAYGDILDDIQSNGEILKEVTGKDVTSISWPYGYYTTTLDNAVKSQLGYKISFSTVYGVNFFTGNTYSPLKRMNREYSAGTQQVFDRANGKFY
- a CDS encoding threonine/serine exporter family protein, which translates into the protein MIFLEMFVAFAATMAFAVIFNVSRSELIFCGIAGLVAEGVYLFTLRISDETALAIFVASIAVTVFSRILANVRRMPVTVYLISGIISLVPGAGMYNTVYNIISSDYMKAMYTGVDTIKVAVAIAVGIVLVFALPNKMFFKRK
- a CDS encoding threonine/serine exporter family protein, translating into MQINELVTFAADVGRGLLESGAETSRVEDTVERIIRHFYDGKSEVLVVMTGLFVTVGDVTKTVRVRRRTINLDKVSKINMMSRDIADDKIDFEEALKRFEYVMAQKPYPLWVKTVAVAFCCGFFTLLFGGNAFDGLNSFVVGAVINVFIWFLRKHHTAEFIITFSGGVVIALLILLFYAIGLGKNINPMITGAIMPLVPGLAITNAIRDIIAGDYLSGGARLFDAIVVAIALATGAGSVMYIFGHMTGGVMG